The following coding sequences are from one Salinicoccus sp. Bachu38 window:
- a CDS encoding sodium:solute symporter family protein produces the protein MNIYLVAVILYLLIMAGIGIFFARTSVKNNDDFMVAGRRLPLFVVIGTLLATFVGSGTVVGGASFIYQYGPFAAIFNLSGGFIGAIILYFIAEKVRMSETYTVPQLMEKRFGRTTRLIASLFILLAYVGITAYQFTGGAYVLQLTTGIPLEIGAIIMCFLVIFLTMSGGLFSVAYSDALSAVLILIGFIIGVPFAFNAVGGLEGLTLSLPENTKSWNGGLSIPQLLGFFLPLFLLVLGDQNMYQRFSAAKDGKVAKNSVIGFIFGNLIVITLTILLATTAIVLFPNIEADAAILTLAIEGLPIIIGVLILCAAVAFLITTATSYLLSASGNIVYDLFYYIRGDREPLSEKQMLWYSRATVLILGLFAYVLGQFFPSVLAIQMYSYTMYGAAITPAILAALLWKKATKAGVLTSILIGGSATMFWELVLNRPMDWNSVLFALPLSVLSLITISLLTQKKEQPLGENAEVQ, from the coding sequence ATGAATATCTATCTGGTTGCTGTCATTCTGTATCTTTTGATAATGGCTGGGATTGGTATTTTCTTTGCAAGAACATCAGTAAAAAACAATGATGACTTTATGGTGGCCGGCAGGCGACTGCCTCTATTCGTTGTAATCGGTACATTGCTCGCCACATTTGTCGGTTCCGGTACAGTGGTGGGTGGCGCCAGCTTCATCTATCAATATGGACCGTTTGCTGCTATCTTCAACTTGTCCGGTGGTTTTATCGGTGCCATCATTCTGTATTTCATCGCTGAAAAAGTACGTATGAGTGAAACATATACAGTTCCACAATTGATGGAAAAGCGCTTTGGCCGGACGACACGGCTCATTGCCTCTCTATTCATACTGCTGGCATATGTCGGAATCACCGCATATCAATTTACCGGCGGTGCTTATGTCTTGCAGCTTACAACGGGTATCCCGCTTGAGATCGGTGCCATCATCATGTGTTTCCTGGTCATTTTCCTGACGATGAGCGGCGGGTTGTTTTCAGTTGCATATTCCGATGCATTAAGTGCTGTACTGATCCTTATCGGGTTCATCATCGGTGTGCCTTTCGCCTTTAATGCCGTTGGCGGCCTTGAGGGACTGACCCTTTCATTGCCGGAAAACACAAAAAGCTGGAATGGAGGATTGAGCATCCCTCAACTGCTTGGCTTCTTCCTCCCCCTTTTCCTCCTTGTACTTGGTGACCAGAATATGTACCAGAGATTTTCTGCAGCCAAAGATGGAAAAGTTGCGAAGAATTCAGTCATTGGCTTCATATTCGGTAACCTGATCGTCATTACTCTGACAATTCTTCTGGCAACAACAGCAATCGTGCTCTTCCCGAACATTGAAGCGGATGCTGCAATTCTGACGCTCGCAATAGAAGGTCTGCCTATTATCATCGGTGTATTGATCCTTTGCGCAGCTGTAGCGTTTCTGATCACTACAGCCACTTCATACCTTCTCTCGGCATCCGGAAATATCGTCTATGACCTTTTCTATTACATTCGCGGAGATAGAGAACCATTATCTGAAAAACAGATGCTATGGTATAGCCGTGCCACCGTATTGATTCTCGGGTTATTTGCTTATGTGCTTGGACAATTCTTTCCAAGTGTACTCGCGATTCAGATGTATTCCTATACTATGTATGGTGCAGCCATCACTCCCGCCATTCTCGCTGCCCTGCTATGGAAGAAAGCTACTAAAGCAGGTGTGCTTACTTCCATCCTGATTGGAGGATCAGCGACAATGTTCTGGGAGCTTGTACTAAATCGCCCGATGGATTGGAACAGCGTACTCTTTGCTCTGCCATTATCTGTCCTCTCCTTAATAACAATCAGCCTGTTGACGCAGAAGAAAGAGCAGCCACTTGGGGAGAACGCTGAAGTTCAATAA
- a CDS encoding metal-dependent hydrolase family protein, translated as MSQRTILSHCNLIDGVSDDVHQDRHIVIEEGRITEISSTPPEQHSSDEVIDCTGKYILPGLIDAHVHLVWDGSANPQSVISHEPDENVILDAYAHAMDTLKLGITAVRDLGAPRGTVIGLRNKIDSGKLVGPTIISSGPPIVMTGGHVHYLGYESDGSDEVRKHTRKVLKEGADLIKVMATGGIYTLGEEPGSVQLTLEELSAAKEEALKKNKKVAAHADGLEGIMNCLEVGIDTIEHGIYADRNALEIMKNQGTFLVPTITVMRQLTSSPDIPAWALEKAEKVLEPHFNMLKQAIDIGVKVATGTDCGAPLTPPRYYFDEMQVMQDAGMNAMSVIKASTSVAAECIDAHDIGELAPGKKADLLIVDQDPTENLGVLREEKIVVKNGTVVK; from the coding sequence ATGTCTCAAAGAACAATTTTGTCGCACTGTAACTTGATTGATGGAGTAAGTGACGATGTCCATCAGGATCGTCACATCGTCATTGAAGAAGGCCGTATCACTGAAATCTCTTCCACCCCACCAGAACAGCACTCATCAGATGAAGTCATCGATTGTACCGGAAAATACATACTGCCTGGACTGATTGACGCCCATGTCCACCTGGTGTGGGATGGCAGTGCAAATCCGCAATCGGTCATCTCCCATGAGCCGGATGAGAATGTGATCCTGGATGCTTACGCCCATGCGATGGATACGTTGAAACTTGGTATTACCGCAGTCCGCGACCTCGGTGCACCAAGAGGTACCGTAATCGGATTAAGAAATAAAATCGACTCAGGCAAGCTGGTTGGTCCGACGATCATCTCTTCCGGTCCCCCGATTGTCATGACTGGCGGACACGTCCATTACCTGGGATATGAATCGGATGGTTCAGATGAAGTCCGGAAGCACACGAGAAAGGTACTGAAAGAAGGTGCAGACCTTATAAAAGTCATGGCCACGGGCGGTATCTATACTTTAGGGGAGGAACCCGGATCCGTTCAGCTGACCTTGGAAGAATTAAGTGCTGCAAAAGAGGAAGCTCTGAAGAAGAATAAAAAGGTTGCCGCCCATGCAGATGGACTGGAAGGCATCATGAATTGTCTTGAAGTCGGCATCGACACGATAGAACATGGGATCTACGCAGACAGGAATGCGCTTGAAATCATGAAGAACCAGGGCACTTTCCTTGTTCCTACGATTACTGTCATGCGCCAGTTGACGAGCAGTCCGGATATACCGGCATGGGCATTGGAAAAAGCGGAAAAGGTTCTGGAACCCCATTTCAACATGCTGAAACAGGCGATTGATATTGGTGTGAAGGTGGCGACAGGCACAGATTGCGGTGCTCCACTCACTCCCCCACGCTATTATTTTGATGAAATGCAGGTCATGCAGGATGCCGGGATGAACGCGATGTCAGTCATTAAAGCCTCGACGAGCGTAGCTGCAGAATGTATTGATGCACACGATATTGGAGAGCTTGCACCTGGCAAGAAAGCAGACCTGTTGATTGTGGATCAGGATCCTACAGAAAACTTGGGTGTGTTGCGGGAAGAAAAAATTGTAGTCAAAAATGGCACAGTCGTAAAGTAA
- a CDS encoding helix-turn-helix domain-containing protein, with translation MTTIKELSEELSVLNMKLVAGYMGVDKTVDYITILELPEKTGRFKTRGLVLSTFQSFRDVEEIKDHMIWLKSLGIAGIGFHTAHYKSVPDELIHWANEADLPLFSIPSDVPYHRILDIFNEMENKDLNLRTYEVYRINDKLMESVSLKKDSGYILNLVGNYIKETVILLDAYLKIKGVWKKPTFSQEDMDALTASLTSKYKKNILQTRFFKRQTKLLISSSNTSDDLALQVMPISANGKFYGYLIVNTSVMDNIYVQEVVKSGLRAIAMSAQSRSESEDHYKMRDFKRFEAVLEGRFDEVSPKAFHTTLSDLKYCVRADFTSDHDLDYVFQSLSDTFLSKSSESLLWIYNGTLIAFMDSEADLKKLSDALAFHSDAVMGVSARFKQPTLYDLQLMNEQAEIALAHGREREEAYVSWSAMGIEKVTRSIGDMELFRALDTDILGPIIDYDNEKNGHLLETLECCLKHFFNLKAASESLYVHSNTVKYRLKQITRLLKLDIRHPSHFALLVMAFEIHHSKHEN, from the coding sequence ATGACTACGATTAAAGAATTGTCCGAAGAACTCTCCGTATTGAATATGAAATTGGTTGCCGGCTATATGGGCGTTGATAAAACCGTAGACTATATTACAATTCTGGAACTGCCAGAGAAAACAGGACGTTTTAAAACACGTGGACTTGTACTGAGCACATTCCAGTCATTTAGGGATGTTGAGGAAATAAAGGATCACATGATATGGCTCAAGAGTCTTGGGATTGCCGGCATAGGATTCCATACCGCCCATTATAAATCTGTACCGGACGAATTGATTCACTGGGCCAACGAAGCCGACCTGCCTTTGTTCAGTATCCCTTCAGATGTGCCCTACCATAGGATACTGGATATATTCAACGAAATGGAAAACAAGGATCTCAACCTTAGGACATATGAAGTCTATCGCATCAACGATAAATTAATGGAATCTGTTTCGTTGAAGAAGGACTCAGGGTACATACTCAACCTGGTTGGCAACTATATCAAAGAGACTGTCATTCTTTTGGATGCATACCTGAAAATAAAAGGTGTATGGAAAAAGCCCACCTTTTCACAAGAAGATATGGACGCACTCACCGCCTCACTCACTTCGAAATATAAAAAGAATATCTTACAGACCCGTTTCTTCAAAAGACAGACGAAACTGCTCATCTCTTCCAGCAATACATCCGATGACTTGGCACTCCAAGTGATGCCCATTTCGGCAAATGGAAAGTTCTACGGATATCTGATCGTCAATACATCAGTCATGGATAACATCTATGTACAGGAGGTCGTCAAAAGCGGGCTGAGGGCGATTGCCATGTCTGCCCAAAGCAGGTCTGAATCGGAAGACCACTATAAAATGCGCGATTTCAAACGATTCGAGGCAGTACTGGAAGGCAGGTTTGACGAGGTTTCCCCTAAGGCATTCCATACGACACTTTCTGATTTGAAATACTGCGTGCGTGCTGACTTTACGTCCGATCATGACCTCGATTATGTCTTCCAATCATTGAGCGACACGTTTCTTTCCAAATCATCCGAGTCACTGTTATGGATCTACAACGGTACACTGATTGCTTTCATGGATTCGGAAGCAGATTTGAAGAAATTGTCGGATGCTCTTGCTTTCCATTCCGACGCAGTAATGGGGGTAAGCGCCCGATTCAAGCAGCCAACACTCTATGATCTGCAACTGATGAATGAGCAGGCCGAAATCGCTCTGGCCCATGGCAGAGAGCGTGAGGAAGCTTATGTATCCTGGTCGGCAATGGGTATAGAAAAAGTCACCCGGAGCATAGGTGATATGGAGTTGTTCCGGGCGCTCGACACGGATATTCTCGGGCCGATCATCGATTATGATAATGAAAAGAATGGGCATCTGCTGGAGACATTGGAATGCTGCCTGAAACACTTCTTCAACTTGAAAGCGGCGAGCGAGTCCCTCTATGTCCATTCCAATACTGTAAAGTACAGACTGAAACAGATCACCAGACTTTTGAAACTTGATATCCGTCACCCTTCTCACTTTGCTTTGCTGGTCATGGCATTTGAAATCCATCACTCCAAGCATGAGAATTAA